The Manduca sexta isolate Smith_Timp_Sample1 unplaced genomic scaffold, JHU_Msex_v1.0 HiC_scaffold_3248, whole genome shotgun sequence genome has a segment encoding these proteins:
- the LOC119192833 gene encoding juvenile hormone epoxide hydrolase-like → MWWLVLLAVGVGADLPTLDNTKWGCDDGPEGEITPFKITFDDEMIADLRMRLSNHRRPVPTFEGVNHRYGFNSYDLERWIQYWREEYDFKKREEALNKYPQYKVRVQGLNIHFIKVEPVNKTKRKVTLLLLHGWPGSIREFYDVIPGLVADHDSRDFAIEVIIPSLPGFGFSDAALYPPGLEGLKWQSC, encoded by the exons ATGTGGTGGTTGGTCTTGTTAGCAGTAGGAGTTGGTGCGGACTTGCCCACGTTGGACAACACCAAATGGGGGTGTGATGATGGCCCTGAGGGGGAGATCACGCCGTTCAAAATCACATTTGATGATGAG ATGATAGCTGATCTGCGCATGCGTCTCTCCAACCACCGCCGCCCTGTTCCAACGTTTGAAGGCGTGAACCATCGCTACGGGTTCAATTCCTACGACCTGGAGCGCTGGATACAGTACTGGAGAGAGGAGTACGACTTCAAGAAACGTGAGGAGGCGCTCAACAAGTACCCTCAGTACAAAGTCAGGGTGCAGGGACtgaacatacattttattaaagtgGAACCG gtgaataaaaccaagaggaAAGTCACACTGCTACTCCTTCACGGATGGCCAGGATCCATCAGGGAGTTCTATGACGTCATCCCAGGCTTGGTAGCTGACCACGACTCCAGAGACTTCGCGATTGAAGTCATCATTCCCAGCTTACCTGGATTTGGGTTTTCTGAT GCTGCCCTGTATCCCCCCGGTCTGGAGGGGTTGAAATGGCAGTCGTGTTGA